A genomic region of uncultured Acidilobus sp. JCHS contains the following coding sequences:
- a CDS encoding Glycosyltransferase, producing the protein MPRKRIIELMSQASVYLHPPFAEHFGIAIAEAAAAGLVPVVYRDGGGWTDIASRIDEGLGYTNIEEAAHIIRSLLNDPERLKALSVKAREVAKGFSYERFKERVNEVVKLIKEGALNETT; encoded by the coding sequence GTGCCAAGGAAGAGGATAATTGAGCTCATGTCCCAGGCCTCGGTATACCTTCACCCTCCCTTCGCCGAGCACTTCGGCATAGCAATTGCTGAGGCGGCAGCGGCAGGCCTTGTGCCAGTGGTCTACAGGGACGGGGGAGGGTGGACCGACATAGCCTCAAGGATAGATGAGGGGCTTGGGTACACCAACATTGAGGAGGCTGCCCACATAATTAGGTCGTTACTTAACGACCCTGAGAGGCTAAAGGCGCTCTCGGTTAAGGCAAGGGAGGTGGCGAAGGGGTTCAGCTACGAGAGGTTCAAGGAGAGGGTTAATGAGGTTGTCAAACTGATAAAAGAAGGAGCCTTAAATGAGACTACATAA